A genomic window from Bordetella genomosp. 9 includes:
- a CDS encoding amino acid ABC transporter ATP-binding protein gives MIEIKNVSKWYGDFQVLTDCTTSVEKGEVVVVCGPSGSGKSTLIKTVNGLEPFQKGEITVDGTSVGSPKTDLPKLRSRVGMVFQHFELFPHLSVTQNLALAQVKVLGRGKDEAIARGLKLLERVGLSAHKDKFPGQLSGGQQQRVAIARALSMDPIAMLFDEPTSALDPEMVNEVLDVMVDLAREGMTMMVVTHEMGFARKVANRVVFMDVGGLIVEDCGKEEFFGHLEARSPRAQQFLSKILSH, from the coding sequence ATGATAGAAATCAAGAACGTCAGCAAGTGGTACGGCGACTTCCAGGTGCTGACGGATTGCACGACGTCGGTCGAAAAGGGCGAAGTCGTGGTGGTGTGCGGACCTTCCGGTTCCGGCAAGTCCACGCTGATCAAGACCGTCAACGGCCTGGAGCCTTTCCAGAAGGGCGAGATCACGGTGGACGGCACGTCGGTGGGTTCGCCCAAGACCGACCTGCCCAAGCTGCGTTCGCGCGTCGGCATGGTGTTCCAGCACTTCGAACTGTTCCCGCATCTGTCGGTGACGCAGAACCTGGCGCTGGCGCAGGTCAAGGTGCTCGGCCGCGGCAAGGACGAGGCCATCGCCCGCGGCCTGAAGCTGCTGGAGCGCGTGGGCCTGAGCGCGCACAAGGACAAGTTCCCCGGCCAGCTGTCCGGCGGCCAGCAGCAACGCGTGGCCATCGCGCGCGCGCTGTCCATGGATCCCATCGCCATGCTGTTCGACGAACCGACGTCGGCGCTGGATCCGGAGATGGTCAACGAAGTGCTGGACGTCATGGTGGACCTGGCGCGCGAAGGCATGACCATGATGGTGGTGACCCACGAAATGGGTTTCGCCCGCAAGGTCGCCAACCGCGTCGTGTTCATGGACGTCGGCGGCCTGATCGTCGAGGACTGCGGCAAGGAAGAATTCTTCGGCCACCTGGAAGCGCGCTCCCCGCGCGCCCAGCAGTTCCTGTCGAAGATCCTGTCGCACTGA
- a CDS encoding amino acid ABC transporter substrate-binding protein: protein MNKTLLIAALAAATTLTSLSAHAGRMDDIKSSGTIKLGYRDASLPFSYLDDNQKPIGYSMDICYGIVKAVEKSVGKPLKVNLVAVTSSTRIPLVSNGTVDLECGSTTNNLERQKQVSFAPTTFVTANRFVAKKSAGYKTLEDLKGKTVISTAGTSNIKWVTEANGGQATYLDGKKVPALGMNIIPAKDHAEAFLTVESGRAAAFFMDDVLLAGLVATSRNPKEWMISEQAYSVEPYAMIEPKDDPAFKKVVDEAVVAMIKDGTVEKLYKKWFESPIPPKNVNLNLPMSPALKKVLANPTDSGDPSVYKQ from the coding sequence ATGAACAAAACGCTGCTCATCGCTGCTCTCGCTGCCGCCACCACGCTGACGTCCCTGTCCGCCCACGCCGGGCGGATGGACGACATCAAGTCGTCGGGCACCATCAAGCTGGGCTATCGCGACGCTTCGCTGCCGTTTTCCTATCTGGACGATAACCAGAAGCCCATCGGCTATTCCATGGATATCTGCTACGGCATCGTCAAGGCCGTGGAAAAAAGTGTCGGCAAGCCGCTGAAGGTGAACCTGGTCGCCGTGACCTCGTCCACCCGTATCCCGCTGGTGTCCAACGGCACCGTCGACCTCGAATGCGGCTCGACCACGAACAACCTGGAGCGCCAGAAGCAGGTCAGCTTCGCGCCCACGACCTTCGTGACGGCCAACCGTTTCGTCGCCAAGAAGTCGGCCGGCTACAAGACGCTGGAAGACCTGAAGGGCAAGACCGTGATCTCCACCGCCGGCACCAGCAACATCAAGTGGGTGACGGAAGCCAACGGCGGCCAGGCCACCTACCTGGACGGCAAGAAGGTCCCGGCGCTGGGCATGAACATCATTCCCGCCAAGGATCACGCCGAAGCCTTCCTGACCGTCGAAAGCGGCCGTGCCGCCGCCTTCTTCATGGATGACGTGCTGCTGGCCGGCCTGGTGGCCACCTCGCGCAATCCCAAGGAATGGATGATCAGCGAGCAGGCTTACTCGGTCGAACCGTACGCCATGATCGAACCCAAGGACGATCCGGCCTTCAAGAAAGTGGTGGACGAAGCCGTCGTCGCCATGATCAAGGACGGCACCGTCGAAAAGCTGTACAAGAAGTGGTTCGAGTCGCCCATCCCGCCGAAGAACGTCAACCTGAACCTGCCGATGAGCCCGGCGCTGAAGAAGGTCCTGGCCAATCCCACGGACTCGGGCGATCCGTCGGTCTACAAGCAGTAA
- a CDS encoding NAD(P)/FAD-dependent oxidoreductase — MGTDIDCVVIGAGVVGLAIARALAMAGREVLVADAAEAIGTGTSSRNSEVIHAGIYYPAGSLKAELCVRGKQLLYAYCAGRGIPHRRLGKLIVATDEAQAAMLDDIARRAAANGVDDLQRLAGDQAMRMEPALRCTAALLSPSTGIVDSHALMLAYQGDAENAGAQCVFHTPLLSGGVRAQGGFDLRFGGDDGMALSCSTLINAAGLQAPALARAIAGVPADTVPTAYLCKGSYFTLAGRAPFSRLIYPVPQHAGLGVHLTLDMGGQAKFGPDTEWIAREDYTLDPRRADVFYDAVRSYWPGLPDGALAPGYTGIRPKISGPHEPAADFAIVGPARHGVPGLVNLFGIESPGLTASLAIAERTLAALQERS, encoded by the coding sequence ATGGGTACCGATATCGATTGCGTCGTGATCGGCGCGGGCGTCGTCGGCCTGGCCATCGCCCGCGCGCTCGCGATGGCGGGCCGGGAAGTCCTGGTGGCCGACGCCGCCGAAGCCATAGGCACGGGCACCAGCTCGCGCAATTCGGAAGTCATCCACGCGGGCATCTACTATCCGGCCGGCAGCCTGAAGGCCGAGCTTTGCGTGCGCGGCAAGCAGCTGTTGTACGCCTACTGCGCCGGACGGGGCATTCCGCACCGGCGGCTGGGCAAGCTGATCGTCGCCACGGACGAGGCGCAGGCCGCCATGCTGGACGACATCGCGCGACGCGCGGCGGCCAACGGCGTCGACGACCTGCAACGCCTGGCCGGCGACCAGGCGATGCGGATGGAGCCCGCGCTGCGGTGCACGGCGGCGCTGCTGTCGCCGTCGACCGGCATCGTCGACAGCCATGCCTTGATGCTGGCCTACCAGGGCGATGCGGAAAACGCCGGCGCCCAATGCGTATTCCATACGCCCCTGCTGTCCGGCGGCGTGCGGGCGCAAGGCGGCTTCGACCTGCGCTTCGGCGGCGACGACGGCATGGCGCTGTCCTGCTCGACGCTGATCAACGCGGCGGGCCTGCAAGCGCCCGCGCTGGCGCGCGCGATCGCCGGTGTCCCCGCCGATACGGTCCCGACCGCCTACCTGTGCAAGGGCAGCTATTTCACCCTGGCGGGACGCGCGCCCTTTTCACGGTTGATCTATCCGGTGCCGCAACATGCCGGCCTGGGCGTGCACCTGACGCTGGACATGGGTGGCCAGGCCAAGTTCGGACCCGATACCGAGTGGATCGCGCGGGAAGACTACACGCTGGACCCGCGCCGCGCGGATGTGTTCTACGATGCGGTGCGCAGCTACTGGCCCGGGTTGCCGGATGGCGCGCTGGCGCCGGGCTATACCGGTATCCGTCCCAAGATCTCCGGGCCCCACGAACCCGCGGCGGACTTTGCCATCGTGGGACCGGCGCGACACGGCGTTCCTGGCCTGGTGAACCTGTTCGGCATCGAATCGCCCGGATTGACCGCCAGCCTGGCGATCGCCGAACGCACGCTGGCCGCGTTGCAAGAACGGAGCTGA
- a CDS encoding flavin reductase family protein, producing the protein MSASAPDFDAGYFRTALGRFATGVTVVTANGPDGKPLGLTVSSFNSVSLEPPLVLWSLSASSGSRDAFMRCERYVVNVLSADQLHLAQRFARGSVLERYAGMRDVYAPGGTRMLDEHCAAWFECYNRSRYEEGDHIIMVGQVEHCGHSGALPLVYHAGGFDLTPDRATTERG; encoded by the coding sequence ATGTCCGCATCCGCTCCCGATTTCGACGCCGGCTATTTCCGCACCGCGCTGGGCCGCTTCGCGACCGGCGTGACCGTGGTCACGGCCAACGGGCCGGACGGCAAGCCGCTGGGCTTGACCGTCAGCTCCTTCAATTCCGTGTCGCTGGAACCGCCGCTGGTGCTGTGGAGCCTGTCGGCGTCCTCCGGCTCGCGCGACGCCTTCATGCGCTGCGAGCGCTATGTGGTCAACGTGCTGAGCGCCGACCAGCTGCACCTGGCCCAGCGCTTCGCGCGCGGGAGCGTGCTGGAGCGCTATGCGGGCATGCGCGACGTCTACGCGCCGGGCGGCACGCGCATGCTGGACGAACACTGCGCGGCCTGGTTCGAATGCTACAACCGCAGCCGCTATGAAGAAGGCGATCACATCATCATGGTGGGACAAGTGGAGCATTGCGGCCATAGCGGCGCCCTGCCCCTGGTCTATCACGCCGGCGGCTTCGACCTGACGCCGGACCGCGCCACGACGGAAAGAGGATAG
- a CDS encoding amino acid ABC transporter permease, whose product MHYNWNWSIFFQMAPDGSGTYLDALLRGLGWTVSTALLAWIMAFFLGSVIGVMRTTDSKLAQRIGTCYVEIFRNVPLLVQMFIWYFVVPELVPASLGDAIKQMPPPWGMFWPAVLCLGFFTSSRVAEQVRSGIGSLPRGQRMAGTAMGLRPAQVYRYVLLPMAYRIILPPMTSEFLNLIKNTSIAFTIGLLELTGAARSMQEFSFQVFEAFAGATLLYFALNIVVQLGARVLERRVSVPGFVGSKSSGTGGH is encoded by the coding sequence ATGCATTACAACTGGAACTGGTCCATCTTTTTCCAGATGGCGCCCGATGGGTCCGGTACCTATCTGGATGCGCTGCTGCGCGGGCTGGGGTGGACGGTCTCGACCGCGCTGCTGGCCTGGATCATGGCTTTTTTCCTGGGTTCCGTGATCGGGGTGATGCGCACCACCGACAGCAAGCTCGCCCAACGCATCGGCACCTGCTATGTGGAAATCTTCCGCAACGTGCCCCTGCTGGTGCAGATGTTCATATGGTATTTCGTGGTGCCGGAGCTGGTGCCGGCATCCCTGGGCGACGCCATCAAGCAGATGCCGCCGCCGTGGGGCATGTTCTGGCCCGCCGTGCTGTGCCTGGGTTTCTTCACGTCGTCGCGCGTCGCCGAGCAGGTGCGTTCCGGCATCGGTTCGCTGCCGCGCGGCCAGCGCATGGCGGGCACCGCCATGGGCCTGCGGCCGGCGCAGGTCTATCGCTACGTGCTGTTGCCCATGGCCTACCGCATCATCCTGCCGCCGATGACGTCCGAGTTCCTGAACCTGATCAAGAACACCTCCATCGCCTTCACCATCGGGCTGCTGGAGCTGACGGGCGCGGCCCGCTCGATGCAGGAATTCAGCTTCCAGGTGTTCGAGGCCTTCGCCGGCGCGACGCTGCTGTATTTCGCGCTGAACATCGTCGTGCAGCTCGGCGCCCGCGTGCTGGAACGCCGCGTCTCCGTGCCGGGCTTCGTCGGCTCGAAGTCCAGCGGCACCGGCGGACATTGA
- a CDS encoding amino acid ABC transporter permease: MNNGFDFDVIIRSLPYLFRDGMVFTLKLTILSAVGGLVLGTLLAMMRLSSNRAFNWIGTVYVNGLRALPLLLVIFWFYFLVPYIGAWLTGSDRPLAVGGFTSALVTFTLFEAAYYCEIMRAGIQSIPRGQIAAGQALGLRYFQIMGHVILPQAFRNMMPVLLTQTIVLFQDTSLVYVLSLTDFMGAAAKIAQRDGRLVEMYLFAAVVYFIICFTLSRLVKRMQTRMAIVR; the protein is encoded by the coding sequence ATGAACAACGGATTCGATTTCGACGTCATCATACGTTCGCTGCCTTACCTGTTCCGCGACGGCATGGTGTTCACGCTGAAGCTGACGATACTGTCGGCGGTCGGCGGCCTGGTCCTGGGCACGCTGCTGGCGATGATGCGCTTGTCCAGCAACCGCGCCTTCAACTGGATAGGCACGGTCTACGTGAACGGCCTGCGTGCCTTGCCGCTGCTGCTGGTGATCTTCTGGTTCTATTTCCTGGTGCCTTATATCGGCGCCTGGCTGACGGGATCGGACCGGCCGCTGGCCGTGGGCGGTTTCACCTCCGCGCTGGTCACCTTCACGCTGTTCGAGGCGGCCTACTACTGCGAGATCATGCGGGCGGGCATCCAGTCCATTCCGCGCGGCCAGATCGCGGCGGGACAGGCGCTGGGGCTGCGCTACTTCCAGATCATGGGCCACGTGATCCTGCCGCAGGCCTTCCGCAACATGATGCCGGTGCTGCTGACGCAGACCATCGTGCTGTTCCAGGATACGTCCCTGGTCTACGTGCTGTCCCTGACGGACTTCATGGGGGCCGCGGCCAAGATCGCGCAGCGCGACGGCCGCCTGGTGGAAATGTATTTGTTCGCGGCGGTCGTGTATTTCATCATCTGCTTCACGCTCTCGCGGCTGGTCAAGCGGATGCAGACTCGCATGGCAATCGTGCGCTGA
- a CDS encoding LysR substrate-binding domain-containing protein, with product MRKGIPNLSALQAFEATARLGTFSRAAEELSLTHSAVYRQVASLEARLGVQLFTRVRRRIALTDHGAEYAGRIRHHLDQIEKDTFGLVSRTGMGRSLHIAVVPTLATTWLIPRLADFNRLHPDITVSLSVRTMPFHFKDQPFDGALYHGDHVWPGTRGVLLFRERELVPVCAPALAQASREQGGGPLGGMPHLHLYSRPDAWRLWYAENNVLFGPQAAGGPRYELFSMVLAAAEAGLGVGLVPRFLAQESLDAGQVVLPTTGVLPVPHGYYFSYPDRGHRADAPRIFQGWLQAMVGA from the coding sequence ATGAGGAAAGGCATCCCCAACCTGAGCGCCCTCCAGGCATTCGAAGCCACCGCACGGCTGGGCACGTTTTCCCGGGCGGCCGAAGAACTTTCGTTGACGCACAGCGCGGTCTACCGCCAGGTGGCCAGCCTGGAAGCGCGCCTGGGCGTGCAACTGTTCACCCGTGTGCGGCGGCGTATCGCATTGACCGACCATGGGGCGGAGTACGCGGGCCGCATCCGCCATCACCTGGACCAGATCGAAAAGGACACCTTCGGCCTGGTCAGCCGTACCGGCATGGGCCGCAGCCTGCACATCGCCGTCGTGCCCACCCTGGCGACCACCTGGCTGATTCCGCGCCTGGCCGACTTCAACCGGCTGCATCCGGACATCACGGTCAGCCTGTCGGTGCGCACCATGCCTTTCCACTTCAAGGACCAGCCTTTCGACGGCGCGCTGTACCACGGCGACCACGTCTGGCCCGGCACGCGCGGGGTGCTGCTGTTCCGGGAACGCGAGCTGGTGCCGGTCTGCGCGCCGGCCCTGGCGCAGGCCAGCCGCGAACAGGGCGGCGGGCCGCTGGGGGGCATGCCGCATCTGCACCTGTATTCCCGCCCGGATGCCTGGCGGCTGTGGTACGCGGAAAACAACGTCCTGTTCGGCCCGCAGGCGGCCGGCGGCCCGCGCTATGAACTGTTTTCCATGGTACTCGCGGCAGCCGAGGCCGGGCTGGGCGTGGGCCTGGTGCCGCGCTTCCTGGCCCAGGAATCGCTGGACGCGGGGCAGGTCGTCCTGCCGACGACCGGCGTGCTGCCGGTGCCGCACGGCTATTATTTCAGCTACCCCGACCGCGGGCATCGTGCCGACGCGCCGCGTATATTCCAGGGCTGGCTGCAGGCGATGGTCGGCGCATGA
- the purU gene encoding formyltetrahydrofolate deformylase, giving the protein MMQHNDYILTLSCPDRTGIVYRVSGLLFELGCNILDSQQFGDDETGRFFLRVHFDLPASTAPDALRERFGPLAREHAMDWQIHDARRKARLLIMVSKQGHCLNDLLFRVRSGHLHAEVAAIVSNHPDYAGLAASYDIPFHHLPLTADSKAEQEARILELVDTLRIDLVVLARYMQILSADLCRALAGRAINIHHSFLPSFKGARPYHQAHQRGVKIIGATAHYVTPDLDEGPIIEQDIERVDHTMSAQDLTQVGSDVESLVLARAVRSHVEHRILLNGNRTVVFR; this is encoded by the coding sequence ATCATGCAGCACAACGACTACATCCTGACGCTATCCTGCCCCGACCGTACCGGCATCGTGTACCGCGTCAGCGGCCTGCTGTTCGAACTGGGCTGCAACATCCTGGATTCGCAGCAGTTCGGCGATGACGAAACCGGGCGCTTCTTCCTGCGCGTGCACTTCGACCTGCCGGCCTCGACCGCGCCGGACGCACTGCGGGAACGCTTCGGTCCGCTGGCGCGCGAACACGCGATGGACTGGCAGATCCACGATGCGCGCCGCAAGGCCCGCCTGCTGATCATGGTCAGCAAGCAGGGGCATTGCCTGAACGACCTGCTGTTCCGGGTCCGCAGCGGCCACCTGCACGCCGAGGTCGCGGCCATCGTGTCCAATCATCCCGACTACGCGGGCCTGGCGGCGTCCTACGACATCCCCTTCCATCATCTGCCGCTCACGGCGGACAGCAAGGCCGAACAGGAAGCGCGGATCCTGGAACTGGTCGATACGCTGCGGATAGACCTGGTGGTGCTGGCGCGCTACATGCAGATCCTGTCGGCGGACCTGTGCCGGGCGCTGGCGGGCCGGGCCATCAACATCCATCACAGTTTCCTGCCCAGCTTCAAGGGCGCGCGGCCCTATCACCAGGCGCACCAGCGCGGCGTGAAGATCATCGGCGCGACCGCGCACTACGTCACGCCGGACCTGGATGAAGGCCCCATCATCGAGCAGGACATCGAGCGCGTCGACCACACCATGTCGGCGCAGGACCTGACCCAGGTGGGCAGCGACGTCGAATCCCTGGTGCTGGCGCGCGCGGTGCGCAGCCATGTCGAGCACCGCATCCTGCTGAACGGCAACCGCACGGTGGTCTTCCGCTAG